The DNA window TTATATTAAAGTGTTCTTCATTATCCAGTTAAAGTTTTAAATACAATACTGGTgaataaattaaacatgttgGGGACCAGCCATGCTAAAAGTTATTAACTTATTATGAAGAAAATAAGTTCTCACTAATAAGCTCTTTATtcatattaaaaacaaatgtcttttgttttctctttccagGAGGACTGTGCTGTGCAAAATGTTTGGCTGATGGGCGGGCTCAGCGTCCTCACATCTGTCCCAACCACACCccaacctgtctgtctgctctgtgCCAGTAAAGGACGATATGAGGTCATTAAGTGATGTTTGGCCCATAGCTGCAAAAGGTTGATGCTCTGCAGTACCAATAATAGCAATTTGACTAATCTGGCTTTCTTCTGTTATCAACATCCATCAGATGATATTCTGCCAGATCTGCTGTGAGCCTTTCCACAGTTTCTGCCTCTCACCTGAGGAGCGCCCTATCAAGGAGAACAAGGAGAACTGGTGCTGCAGGCGCTGCAAATTTTGTCACGTGTGCGGCCGTCGAAGCAAGAACACAAAGGTTTGTAACCCAGCGTCACTTatgatgtaaaaacacacatctacTAAAAATGTGTATGGCTCTGAAAAAAATAGTTAGGTGCTCATGTGTACACTGAAAGTCTTTGTCCTTCATTTCATCATTCCTCCTGTTCATACCTGTTCATGCAggattctgtgtttttgtggaaGTGACTTTTTATCCACAGTTGTATAGACTTAACTTGGAATACATTTATGCACAAAACACAGGTGTCCTTAAGTTATATGGTGAACAGATGTTATCTATCGGTGCCTGAAGATATTGTACAAGAGATGCTAGGATAATGGATAACGGTAGTGAGGGCTTGTGAAAGAGGTACTAGGTAGGTATTTATCCCACTTGAtgccctttttgtttttgtcctctccAGCCGGTGTTGCAGTGCAgaagatgccaaacctcatacCATCCTTCCTGCCTGGGACCAACTTACCCTAAGCCTATGAACTGCAGCATACCTTGGGTAATTCCTTCAATAGCCCAGGAATATTTATCTACTTGCTGTGCCTCGTGATTATTATCAAAAGATTTCATCAATTTAGTTTGTGCCAAGTAGAGCCTACCTAGAATAATCCAACAGTtgtgtgatattgttttgtttgtgtaggTGTGCATGACATGTATTCGGTGTAAAAGCTGTGGTGTGACTCCTGGGAAATCCTGGGACTTGGCCTGGAACCACGAGCAGGACCTTTGCCCTGACTGCACTCTTCTCCACAATAAAGGTAAGACCTGTGAGAGGTACCGCTGTTTCCTGAAGCTATATGTGTGAGTGCAAAGAAAACATTGTTAATAGATGATTTAACAGATTATTCAAGTGTCTTGGATTTGTATATAAAGTGTGTTTAATAGTGTAAATGTGTGGCACTGGAAATGGACAACATGgctaatgtgtttgtttgttttttacatcagGAAATTTCTGCACAGTCTGCCACAAGTGCTACAGTGACAACAGCAAACACTCACAGATGATACAGTGTTTCCAGTGCAGCCACTGGATTCATTACTCATGTGAAGGACTTTCAGGTGATCAAGGTTCTGCTTGttatttatgaataaaaatccagaATGTTTATAGCGACTACTCCAAGATGTCAGCATTAGTGATTTGATACATTTCATTGTTTATAATGTCAATTTTAGCTACATGTAAAGAGACATACATCAGTACCtagcttaatttttttttttttttaagatttatttttgggctttttttgccttttaatggagagataggacagtggatagagctggaaatcagggagagagagagtggggaaggacatgctggaaaggggccacaggccggatttgaacccgggccacccgctttgaggactacagcctccatacatggggcccactaaccactgcgccaccagcgccccacctAGCTTAATTTTAACCATATCCttaatcttttttgtttctattgGACATACATAATGATTTAAAGTGCATAATTATGTTGCTACTCTCACCTTGACCAACATCATCTACTCTACAATGTGTCATTACAGATGAGCTGTTTGGTTTGATGTCAAACCAGGCAGGAGAAGTTCCTTTCACGTGTTCGCCCTGCAGCCAAACTAAAACCAGCAGCTTGAAAGGGGAGCTGCAGTGCAGGCTGATAGATGGACTGCAGGAGGTGCTCACTGACCTCCTCTCCAACAATGCCACACAGCACCTTCTTATCTGCAAAGCAGTAAGGATCAACCACATTGCTATGACTCCCAAATATTTCGAGGGTGCTTTTTCCTGGagcagtttgttcttttttacaCCTTTCTTATTGTTTGTCTCTACCAGATACCTAacttttttatcttgttttttttttttttttttacagtgtcaggaaacaaacaaagaggacGTCAGGGAATTGCAGCCAGTCTGTGATCTACAAGCTATAGAGAGGAGGTTTGAAAGGGGAAGATACTCCTCAATAGTGAGTATAATTTGTATGGTAATCTGTCATTTCAAGGTTTCAGCATACGATCATGGTCttgacatttcctgtttctattCCAGTGTGTGTGCCAACCAAGTTACAACACtgaactaaaaaataaaaaatgtttagaaatgtcTTTGCGGAAGCCCTgacctctttgtttttctttctcactcactCAGAAAGCTTTCCATGCAGACATTGCCACTGTGATGAGGAGGtggctgaaggaggaggagcctcaTCCTGAGGATCAGAGGCTGAGCAGCCAGGCCAAGGCACACTATGTCAAAGTAAACTGCTCTCCCCTCATAATCTCCTGTAATGATTTATGGTTACTTCCTCTGGGTTAACTTTAGATGTGAAGCTGAGAAACTGAACGGATTATAaacttaaagataaaataaaagatgcTGCCCTTCACCATAATTTTACTTTTCAGAATTTTCTTTTGAGCTTactcaaattgtctttttttttcctcacagctGGTAGAGCGAGTTTTTGGCTGGTTTTCTTCACACCAACTGAAAAAGTGGAACTCAATCTCGGAGGAATTCCCAAGGTACATTTATTACAGTATACAGCAGTGTTGTAGTCGAGTCCCCAGACTTTGAGTCTGAGTCCAGTCTCAAGTCCCCAGTGCTTAACTCCCAGCCGAGTCCCCATTACCCAAGTAGAAGTCCAAGTTTGAAAATCAGGGCTTGAGTCCAGGACTCAGAcccgagtactacaacactggTATACAACAAACTTAATGTAACATATGATCTCTATGAACACATTGACTGTTCCCTGATTTTTATTAAAGTTCAAGACATAGTTGAAGCTTTAGGTGCCAACTATAGTTTCAATAAGACTAAATGTGCCACTCAGAATACAGTAGCATGTGGATGATTAACTCAAatgttgtctctgtctttatccttcACTCTGCAGCGGCATGCTGCCTGAGGCTGTCCTCCCACCTTCCAAGGAGCACAGCTATGCACAGTGGCTGGAAAGGACATACCAGCCCAGGGAGTTCAGAGGCCAACAGACGGGGAACATTCTCCTGTCCTCACGCACTGCTCAGCAGTCTGGTGTATCGCACAGCCTCACTCAGTTTAAACATGGTACAAAAAACCTTTCATAGCCTCCTGTGCGTCAATAATGTTAAAATTCAAAGTTTTAAGGGCAGGATTTTATCTTCACAGGTTTTATTTCGGAACACAAATGCTAAATGTATAATTAGTATAATCTAACTGAATGATTGTGTGGTAGACTTTGTGGCTGAACTgttgtctctcctctgtccGGCTGCTTTTATAGgacattaaaaaatgtagttCCCCAGACCCCCTGAGCCTGGGGCAGCATTCACTTGTGGGTGGGGTGGATGACTTACATTTTTTGTCTTCTCAGGTTTAAATGATTTGgtcctcctctttctcacagGTGCAATAAGTGATCTGGAAACTTCCAAGACTGAAGATATGAGGCAGTGTTCCCTGTGCCAACAATATGGAGACGCTGCTCCTTGTGTGAGTATAACTTtcatactgtgtttttttttttaaacatctaaatTGAAATTTCCTGTCAAGATTAACATAGTTTCACTGCATACAGTGTACATAATGAATACACGTAATAATATTTTAATGATCACTATCtatttgcagatttttctttaatctcattttttaaaggttttatatgtgatgtttcacacttaaatataacagaaatcaagtatatcctctgaaaataactctgtgagtcatgactgtctacaatgggtgtaacacccgagtcccactgtctgtgatgctttcagagttttccaagtcctatcttcactttgttaacatcgcccggacggccggctgactcctcccctcgtgtataaaagttgtttaattgagggactagagaaaagaagaataacatactgtactcactgcttaactgtgtttctagatcacgctcatttcaggtaaatttacatgcagtgtgaagatacgagcataataaagaacgctagcattagcatgctaacacaacaatgcggcgcaagttgttttggtttcatgctggtgctcaagggcgacatctgctggatcaaaaaatcacatataaagcctttgaaCAGTTATAATGAAATATTAGATTTTGTTGTGCGTGCTTAAATTACCTTTCTTTAAGAATTAAGTTTCTGAGGTTCTGGTTTGACATGTTTCTTAATGATATCTTTCTTTGTATGTCTTCTTgcataataaaaatgatttaagaaaaataaaaaggtttattAAGTTATATATGATTTGATTTTGATCCTGGTAGGATGCAGGGCGGCTTCTGTACTTGGGACAGAACGAGTGGGCCCACGTGAACTGCTGCATTTGGTCTGCAGAGGTCTATGAGGACAACAGTGCTCTTTTGCAAGTGCACAGTGCTGTCTCAAGAGGGCGCCACTTGGTAAGTTATACAGCTCTCAGTATTGTAGACTTGCAGGGGTAGCAGCACTgtgggaaacagaaaaaaatgtgatggtataagtcttcttttctttcccaTGTCCAGCGTTGTGACCGTTGTGGGCAGTCGGGGGCCACTGTGGGCTGCTGTCTTGCCACTTGTCAGAGTAATTTCCACTTCATGTGTGCTCGCGCGCAGAACTGTGCATTTCAACAGGACAGGAAGATTTACTGTTTCAAACACAGAGATCTCCTCAGTTCAAAGGTACGTACACAATTCTCCCCCAAAAGCTTCACTCTCTTTGTAAAATTCATCATAGTTATGAATGAACACTTTTGTCATGGTGAGAGCGTTACACTTTCACATAATTTACACCTTTCAATTTTCTTTCTACATGTAATTGACTTGTGATTTTCCATACTCTTGCAGAGGGTGTCTGGAAAAGGATTTGAGGTCACTCGGCGGGTGTATGTAGACTTTGATGGTATCAATCTCAAAAGAAAGTTTCTCACAGGCCTGCAGCCAGAATCCATAAACATGACCATAGGTGAGAACATTTGGATTCTGTCTTTAGTCGATAAGAGCTCCTTTCTACTGGATATCAGACTGCTTTAGTTTGAGGAAAAGTTTGATAATCTTTTCTTTCCCACTTTTCTAGGATCTCTACAGATTCAGAAACTTGGTGTGTTGACAGAGCTGTCGTCTAATGGGAGGATGCTGTATCCTGTCGGCTATCAGTAAGACTCACTcaatgctatgctatgctatacTACACAATAATGGCCGATCTTTAAGGGTTACCTTTTTTATAgtctcctgcccagggactacagatgtaaattagctcatAGCGAACTAGTTCAGTGTTTTACTTTGTTACTGTATTTTGATCTTTTGGGCCAAACAAagctcagtttgtgttttcaaaactGCTTCTGGGTAACATAGGTTCTTGGATAGTatgcttttgttctttttgtacaaaaaccttcctcccttcctttctACAGATGTTCTCGGTTGTACTGGAGCACTTTAGACCCTCGCAGACGTTGCAAATACACTTGTAAAGTTACTGAAGTTAGTACGCCACTCCCTGGGGAGGAACCAGATCCCAAGTGGGACAAAGAAGAGAATCACACCATAGTCCACAGTCCCAACCACTACAGAGGTCAGCAGGACCCGTTGCATGTATAATAAGCACTCAAAATGGATCTATTTTTTGCACAGTTATCCtgatttgttctgtttctctAACTTAAATATCAGATGATAATTTGTTATGGTTATTGTCCTTTTGGTTCAACTgtatgtttaacatgtttttcttctgtgcCAGATGTAGAATCCCCAGATCATTTAAGTTCCTCATCCAGCCCAATAAAATCCACTGCCACATCACCCAACTCTAAACAGCACAATACACCTGGATCGAAAAGTCCTGGCTACACACAAACTAGGAGACCAGCAGGAGGGTCATCTAGACCTCTTCCATCTCCAGGTAAATTGTTTGGTTATTAAACATCGTATCAAACAATGCAAGTCATTTTATAAGGAATTTTAAATAAGACCACATGCAAAAGCAGTATTCAATTCCTTTCTGAACTTAACTTGATTCTTTCAGGGTCCGCTCTTCCGAAATCTCATCACATTTTGACATTAAGGGACCTGGAGGACACCCGTCGGCCGCGAAGGCTGTCAACAAGAAGCCGCTGTAGTTCCTCACAATCAGACGGCGACCCGTCTGTGCCAATAACCCTCCGTTCTGGTGGCAGTGTCCACTCCAGGTGTGCTCTCTTCAGCTCCCCTCCTAGATCAACAAACTTGGGATCggcctcacctcctctctcaagACAAAACTCCACATCACCTGTCTGGAGCTCCCCACCTCGATCCAACGCTGGCATTTCTGTGGGGCTTTCACCCCGCCAAGGAACCCTCACTCATTCCCCCAAAGGGAGGCAGAACTTTAAAATCACAACTCCAGTTTCTGCAGAGGTTCCCCAGGACTTTCTAGCATCATCTGAGGCAGAAGATGCAGCAGTGGCTACAACCAATGGGATCTCCCTGGCCCCGGATAACCTGGAAGAGGAAGTAGCTCATCTCATGGCGCAGGAGCTCCCTTACACTGTGTTTGACACGGACACAGAGGTTGCGGTGGCCTCCATGCTTAATGCTAAGCTTGACTTTGACGAGGCTCTCCTAAATGAGAACATCACGCTGGGAGGGGCTGGGAGGGAAGAACTTGAAGGTGTAGTGCCGGAAGGTAATCAGGAAAATGAAGAATCATGCCATTACCTCAGGTTTTCCCGCACAGTCGTGTGTGACGCTGCTAGCAGCTCAGACGCCTCAGGTCAGCTCCCGCCGTCTCAATCAATCTCACAGTTAGATGGGGCGGACGGAGGGTCGGACAGCGATGAAATTGGGGCGACCGACGATGAAGCTCAGGacgagggagaagaaggagagattaGGATTGATAACAATCATAATACTCCGACTAAACAGCTGACTGTTGCTCTGAAGAGGCTGGACTCGATCTACACAGTGTCAAAGTCAACAGATGAAGGACCTGCTGAGCCAGACTTTGATGCAAATTCTCTTCCAGTTGATTTTCTCCAATCGGACTTTTCCAATGACGACATGTCGGTGCAGGAGGAAGAGGTCCTGATGAGCTCTGAAAGGCTAACCTCTCAAAACGAAGTGGTTTTGGATTCAGCTACAGGCCATTTTGTTTCTACTGAAAATGGTGCTTTGCTCTACCCACACAACAATGAGTTTGAAGATAAAGACGAGAATAGCTCATCAAACGAATCGGTCGAAGGATTTAAAGATGATTTAACTGATCCCGATTACTCTCCAGAACCAAAAACCAAAAGGTCTCCACCGGTGCTGTTGAAATCCATTTATGTGAAGACAAAACATCCACCAACAAACCTCAAACGGACAGCGCCAAAAGTGTGTCTTCCAATGCACACGTCGGTCTCTCCTTCTGCTGCCAACTATTGTGCAGTTCCACGCACGGTCACATCCCCCATTGTGATCAATGGTTTAAACGCTCTACCAATTCAGCCCGGTGCCACACGGGGAAGAACAGTTGCCATCCGCTTGGACAGTTCAAGACCAGGAGGGCAGCCACAAATGGTGATTCAGAATCAGGCTGCAGCCACCAGCACCTCCCCGTCCATTGCACCTGCTCCAGCACCTCAGATCCTCCTGGTCAACCGTCAAGGTCAGATTCTGATCAAAGACCAGAGAACAAACACCTATCAGTCACTTAGTTCAAATTCTCCTGCCTACAGTAAAATAAGCCAGATTGCCAAGATTCTCCACAGCGGCAATACTTTGCAGCGCTCGGTTCCACGTGTCATCATAAAGCCGCGTGCCAGCCCCTCAGTCACAAACATCCCTCCTGCCgataacaacacaacaacaacaacaacgacgacTCAGAAGAAAATCATCTTTAGAGTAGTACCAGTGAAAAGCAGCGTGACTCAAGCTCCCTCAACTCCTGGCAGTGTGCAGTGCGTTCCTGAAGCGGTTTCATGCAACATCGAGGAAAGCACGGCTCAGGCTATAATCGACAGAGCCATGGCGACACACCGCGAAGAACCACAGCCAGAACCACAGCCAAAACCAAAACCGAACATCCTCAAAAACACTAGACGACCCAACGCCAGTCATCAGAGACCATCCCAGTTTCAGGACACAGAGGAGTCGAATTGTCCACCAGCTGCTCGTTCAGACTCCCCCAGCGTTTGCCTTAATGAGACATATTTGAACCAGCGACTGACGCCGGCTCCACCGCGCCAGGTGAGGGTGAAGAGAGTCTCATCAGTGACCGAAAAGCCCACCAGAAAGAAATCCAAGATTAATATCTTAAAAGATCCAAATGTTGACCTTGAGGAAATTGATGAACCCAGGTATGGAacaatttaattattatttaacaagTTTAGTTAATAAGTTATAGGTCTACATGTAATCAAATATTGTTGATGTTACTACTACTACTTGTTTGGTTAGAAAAGAAGTATAAATAATCTTTCAATATTTGGAATTGGTCTGACGGTatttacttttcatttatttgttttgttggtaTTTTAAGATACTTTAAAGTATTGTAAAAACACTATTTGACTTCCCCTAATGCAGCggaatcctcttttttttttgagtgacaAGTGTCATCACAAACCACCAGCATGCTAACTTTGTCATGTTATCTGCCAGCAGACCGGGTGGTGTGAGAATGAAAGCTCCATCAATGAAGGAGGTGATTGATATGGACATGAGGAGTATGCCTGAACAGCCTGAGCCGTTGAGGATTACTGCTCCTTCTGCACTCTCCAGGTATGTTCATCTTAAACGTTACCTCATGCTTTGTAAGTGATGTCGTCAAAtctgggatttttttatttctattattattttttacaagaagaGAGGCACCGAAATAGAACAGAATTGAGCTATCTCGCCCCTTCAAGGAGAACCAACAGATACTCAAAAACTCTTTCCCCCTTCAGCTATCAGGCTGTTGAATGCTTAACAATTTTAACTGGTTTACTGTATGGACTGTTACTGTATACTTAGACAAATGAATGGACCTGACTGgttatctatctatttattgATTACATTTCAGATTGCGTTGTATCTATTTATTAATCTATTCATTAATCATTTGGTAACCCGTCTGTTGAACTATTGTAACAGGCATGTGAAGGTAATTGTCTGAATGCTGCTGTGACTTTGTTTCCTTTATATTTTCTTGGCTTCTTTTAATGACTCTTCAGGCTGTGTATACGCTGGAATTGAGGATACCTCCCTATATTTGTTTCTACAAACTGTAccattcattttcttatttttagttcattaatGTATTATGTTTGTTAtagtggtcttttttttttttttatctttcttttcgCTTAGGCAACCCCGACATGAAAGTCCACCTTCACAAACCGACAGTCACATtaagagtaacacacacatgtgggCTCGTCATGGAGACCTCTCTGAATGGGGCCCTTATTCAGGTTCGTAACCAaacatcgtttttttttgtttttgttatgtcTTCAAGTACATTTTCTCATTTAACTTTTGACTGTATTGATTCTTCAGGTTTTAGCTCTGAGGAAGATGCACCAACACCCAAATATAAGAAGACAACGTACATGAACCAGCCTCACCTGCGCTTTGAAATCACCAGTGAGGACGGCTTCAGTGTGAAGGCTAACAGCATAGAGGGTAACAAACTTATTGTTTAAATTCTGCTTTTTGACCCGTTCAGTGTGTAGCGTTACAAAGCTTTCCCACCTTTCCTCACCTCTTTCTCCTGTCAGGTGCATGGCGCGCTGTGATCGATGGCGTCCTGGAAGCTCGAGCGGGCTTTCACATGAAGCAGCTTCCTCTGGGCGTGATGAGCGGACCCCGGGTGCTCGGTGTCATCCACGATGCTGTTATCTTCCTGCTGGAGCAACTGCACGGCGCAGCAAACTGCAAACGCCACCGCTTCCGCTTCCACCGCTGCGATGACATCGAGGAGGAGCTTCCCATCAATCCGAGTGGCTGCGCTCGCTCTGAAGTCTACacacggtacacacacacacactttctgtcaACACTAAACATAAGCATTTTATACAGCGTTATTAAAaggttgtttctttgttttctctaaTGTCTATTATTGAAATAAATCTAGTgtctgtatatttattttctctttctcccatTAGGAAAGCAACCTTTGATATGTTCAACTTCCTGGCATCACAGCACAGACAGCCTCCAGACATAGTAGGTCAatttgatgaagaggaggatgaattCCCACTCAAATCTTCCAGGTAAAAGGATTCACTTCATGTCACTTGCTTTGATCCTAAACAATAATGTTTCAACCTACTTCATACCTAACTTTGAAGAAGGTGATTTAGCAGATGCCATGTCCTCGTCGACATCACCTTTTGCTGTGTGTCTATGTAACAGGCGAGCCACCAGCAGTGAGCTTCCCATGGCAATGAGATTCAGACACCTGGAAAAAATCTCCAAAGAAGCAGTTGGAGTTTACAGGTAATGAGGACAATAAACGATAGGAAAAAACATGAGCTTTGATTTGCATACAAAATATATGTacatgtatacagtatataaactaTTTTCTGTTATCTTCTAAGATCTGAAATCCATGGTCGTGGACTTTTCTGCAAAAGGAACATAGAGGCTGGGGAGATGGTTATCGAGTACGCAGGCACCGTCATTCGCGCCGTTCTGACTGATAAGCGGGAGAAGTATTATGATGGCAAGGTTAGTAAACATGATGCATCTCTATTTGTCGTGTGTCTTTAGTGGTATGTGCATGTCTACATGTAAGCATGGACCAATAGaaaattgatcacaaaaaaaaacaaaaaacataatgcaTCTGAACAAGCAAAGAAGAAGGAAACTTCCTTCTGCTTCAGAAtacaaaaatgttgtgtttgtttgaaagagACGAAGCAGCATCAGT is part of the Labrus mixtus chromosome 16, fLabMix1.1, whole genome shotgun sequence genome and encodes:
- the kmt2ba gene encoding histone-lysine N-methyltransferase 2B isoform X1, with amino-acid sequence MAASGGGLSPPATVAGLSTLAPAKARFPGRPCTARSRLRSEKRSRRGRLGSDDGELADGGPRPVNIGLALSEDPSLLRLLGVAEKHSRQRDAGFDSSNSEEEEDFTGFGTSSVRPQKSSGTVPQSSPLGASDCSPGKPLIGKIMPRTPKPALIGKIVPNVQKEGQDVKDIEIPKVVNKLRGKQVDLTAAEQASGKLSSTKSADFVRKAGKSADSRSLKNQTTAAVELISTQTAVIGHDKASTVKERGEVSEDSGTDQSQSRRAVKRRRGFPLGHARHTSQAVALSFPKRQRKRTAKGMATSPEAGAQSGEEEEAAAMPLKCKATDSPSKRTHKRGRRSLFGHRRKQLKDGPLIKYPKVARHRTKRVFYAYVAEPIPGTETPDGQLHGPSTTPSHGETSLFPEQVQPSSNNSFTTVTSGRSSRVIKAPKRFLDEEMIPFPKGSLSTYLKSQKKEDGKPSPSCQESTYDDSSLLSDSDSESESESEVESPSAVTKFPLKPSPGTSHLEIYKNLKKLTLKLAEKKKSQPIPQGDDTQPAEGSTSNVKKRRRSKVMVEEMDSPGVVRRLAIVVNKDVQASSHMPLGDKGNNSCEARSETGDSHEVLEVSGLSHRIGLSGANKTMLHLLKKAKVQLFKIDQQKQLKLSQFGSKETLVPVSGRRRRRRRVGISPKDDSPQEQPLGGPRIKHVCRAAAVALGQPRAMVPDDIPRLSALPLHEREGITFSPATEDVADDDDDIADQGRAQWVVSQESIRRRGRGRGKGVGHKFKKRKILNQFIPGGLRSRRCGICEGCLVEEDCAECVNCLDKPKFGGPNTKRQCCIYKKCARIEKAKMERFIKPLKLKARRTSGSDSSSENANWISGGAGEGSSSVAPGVRKHSLRNIKPRSYSNLLKSESEEEEEEEEKQAKAEKPTVKSDVTAASNKDFGSLPDNLLPEAVKHRRPFPRGAVGRPRAIKEQENMEEMEPRDTFPDSDLSRSPMPKLQRQLRIHLHRLPDSVLQCLDQCASKSHPILSQLLTQYAVSNSSHPATELSPPVLHPASPLSPTDSAQTFLLLRLHRLPECVKQSTFDLHKSKSSSSQQLQSAQHTSLTESTMCLKGDPEVQNPDDANIDNMVYNGVNVLSHIANPHSELQEGRQEDQDAEEDRPEEEDEESINETVLQTSHTHYVLRSQNPAECAATTPTGVTNGFPQKGLSQNKYKIRVDFKEDCAVQNVWLMGGLSVLTSVPTTPQPVCLLCASKGRYEMIFCQICCEPFHSFCLSPEERPIKENKENWCCRRCKFCHVCGRRSKNTKPVLQCRRCQTSYHPSCLGPTYPKPMNCSIPWVCMTCIRCKSCGVTPGKSWDLAWNHEQDLCPDCTLLHNKGNFCTVCHKCYSDNSKHSQMIQCFQCSHWIHYSCEGLSDELFGLMSNQAGEVPFTCSPCSQTKTSSLKGELQCRLIDGLQEVLTDLLSNNATQHLLICKACQETNKEDVRELQPVCDLQAIERRFERGRYSSIKAFHADIATVMRRWLKEEEPHPEDQRLSSQAKAHYVKLVERVFGWFSSHQLKKWNSISEEFPSGMLPEAVLPPSKEHSYAQWLERTYQPREFRGQQTGNILLSSRTAQQSGVSHSLTQFKHGAISDLETSKTEDMRQCSLCQQYGDAAPCDAGRLLYLGQNEWAHVNCCIWSAEVYEDNSALLQVHSAVSRGRHLRCDRCGQSGATVGCCLATCQSNFHFMCARAQNCAFQQDRKIYCFKHRDLLSSKRVSGKGFEVTRRVYVDFDGINLKRKFLTGLQPESINMTIGSLQIQKLGVLTELSSNGRMLYPVGYQCSRLYWSTLDPRRRCKYTCKVTEVSTPLPGEEPDPKWDKEENHTIVHSPNHYRDVESPDHLSSSSSPIKSTATSPNSKQHNTPGSKSPGYTQTRRPAGGSSRPLPSPGSALPKSHHILTLRDLEDTRRPRRLSTRSRCSSSQSDGDPSVPITLRSGGSVHSRCALFSSPPRSTNLGSASPPLSRQNSTSPVWSSPPRSNAGISVGLSPRQGTLTHSPKGRQNFKITTPVSAEVPQDFLASSEAEDAAVATTNGISLAPDNLEEEVAHLMAQELPYTVFDTDTEVAVASMLNAKLDFDEALLNENITLGGAGREELEGVVPEGNQENEESCHYLRFSRTVVCDAASSSDASGQLPPSQSISQLDGADGGSDSDEIGATDDEAQDEGEEGEIRIDNNHNTPTKQLTVALKRLDSIYTVSKSTDEGPAEPDFDANSLPVDFLQSDFSNDDMSVQEEEVLMSSERLTSQNEVVLDSATGHFVSTENGALLYPHNNEFEDKDENSSSNESVEGFKDDLTDPDYSPEPKTKRSPPVLLKSIYVKTKHPPTNLKRTAPKVCLPMHTSVSPSAANYCAVPRTVTSPIVINGLNALPIQPGATRGRTVAIRLDSSRPGGQPQMVIQNQAAATSTSPSIAPAPAPQILLVNRQGQILIKDQRTNTYQSLSSNSPAYSKISQIAKILHSGNTLQRSVPRVIIKPRASPSVTNIPPADNNTTTTTTTTQKKIIFRVVPVKSSVTQAPSTPGSVQCVPEAVSCNIEESTAQAIIDRAMATHREEPQPEPQPKPKPNILKNTRRPNASHQRPSQFQDTEESNCPPAARSDSPSVCLNETYLNQRLTPAPPRQVRVKRVSSVTEKPTRKKSKINILKDPNVDLEEIDEPSRPGGVRMKAPSMKEVIDMDMRSMPEQPEPLRITAPSALSRQPRHESPPSQTDSHIKSNTHMWARHGDLSEWGPYSGFSSEEDAPTPKYKKTTYMNQPHLRFEITSEDGFSVKANSIEGAWRAVIDGVLEARAGFHMKQLPLGVMSGPRVLGVIHDAVIFLLEQLHGAANCKRHRFRFHRCDDIEEELPINPSGCARSEVYTRKATFDMFNFLASQHRQPPDIVGQFDEEEDEFPLKSSRRATSSELPMAMRFRHLEKISKEAVGVYRSEIHGRGLFCKRNIEAGEMVIEYAGTVIRAVLTDKREKYYDGKGIGCYMFRIDDFDVVDATMQGNAARFINHSCEPNCYSRVINVDGRKHIVIFALRKIYRGEELTYDYKFPIEDENSKLHCNCGTRRCRRFLN